Proteins encoded together in one Passer domesticus isolate bPasDom1 chromosome 6, bPasDom1.hap1, whole genome shotgun sequence window:
- the FIBIN gene encoding fin bud initiation factor homolog, with product MGFSLNISDILFKSKFCVSFSHLTLSRFIVLHFILDPASFSHPSFLSVTNYVALSSSEKSLCPQPCVRAALQARLSAKQSFLRGRRAEPSSSGLRAFLLRRERGACLARCRVTAPRGRRWRPCGARGGGGPARPCLHRRGAASPSPGPRLLRAARRGRPQSAASSRAALPCSARAARSAASAGSGAPCGTGGPRLRPGRSMPLPLRLAWLLGLCSLCRGYFEGPLYPEMSNGSLHHYFVPDGDYEENDDPERCQLLFRVSEQRRCGAAAAGGGLSLREELTVLGRQVEDAGRVLEGIGRSISYDLDGEESYGAYLRRESAQISDAYSSSDRSLSELEGKFRQGQEQGGREESRLGDSFLGLLLHARALLRETRHVSSGLRDKYDLLALTVRSHGARLSRLKNDYLRA from the coding sequence ATGGGGTTTTCCTTGAACATATCAGATATCTTGTTTAAGAGCAAATTCTGTGTTTCATTTTCACATCTTACCCTATCAAGGTTTATTGTTTTACACTTTATACTTGATCCTGCATCATTTTCCCATCCAAGTTTTTTATCAGTGACAAACTATGTGGCCCTGAGCAGCTCGGAGaagtccctctgtccccagccgtGTGTTCGAGCCGCTCTACAGGCCAGGCTGTCAGCGAAGCAGTCGTTTCTTAGGGGCAGAAGAGCGGAGCCGAGCAGCTCAGGTTTAAGGGCTTTTCTGTTGAGAAGGGAGAGGGGTGCGTGTCTCGCTCGCTGCCGTGTGACAGCCCCGCGGGGGCGGCGCTGGCGGCCCTGCGGTgcccggggcgggggcggcccggcccggccctgcctccATCGCCGCGGGGCCGCTTCCCCCTCGCCGGGGCCGCGGCTCTTaagggcggcgcggcggggccggccccaGAGCGCCGCCAGCTCTCGGGCCGCGCTGCCGTGCTCGGCCCGGGCGGCCCGCAGCGCAGCCTCGGCCGGCAGCGGAGCCCCATGCGGCACGGGCGGCCCTAGGCTGCGCCCCGGCCGCAGCATGCCGCTCCCGCTGCGCCTGGCGTGGCTGCTcgggctctgcagcctctgccgCGGGTACTTCGAGGGGCCGCTGTACCCCGAGATGTCCAACGGGAGCCTGCACCACTACTTCGTCCCCGACGGGGACTACGAGGAGAACGACGACCCCGAGCGGTGCCAGCTGCTGTTCCGGGTGAGCGAGCAGCGGCGctgcggcgcggcggcggcgggcggcgggctCAGCCTGCGCGAAGAGCTGACGGTGCTGGGGCGGCAGGTGGAGGACGCGGGCCGGGTGCTGGAGGGCATCGGCAGGAGCATCTCCTACGACCTGGACGGGGAGGAGAGCTACGGTGCCTACCTGCGCCGCGAGTCCGCCCAGATCAGCGACGCCTACTCCAGCTCGGACCGCTCGCTGAGCGAGCTGGAGGGCAAATTCcggcagggccaggagcagggcGGCCGGGAGGAGTCCCGCCTGGGCGACAgcttcctggggctgctgctgcacgcCCGCGCCCTGCTCCGGGAGACCCGCCACGTCTCCAGCGGGCTGCGCGACAAGTACGACCTGCTGGCGCTCACGGTGCGCAGCCACGGCGCCCGCCTCAGCCGCCTCAAGAACGACTATCTCCGCGCCTGA